The following are encoded together in the Rhizobium tumorigenes genome:
- a CDS encoding DUF2125 domain-containing protein, producing MSASSQSERSGRGFRGMFILLGIIVLLAAVYTAGWFYAASALKTNVLRALGKQDAAGFTGQCTDLDQQGFPFRIGLTCSKVQIDDHTRGVSATFDDLSASAHVYAPGNIEWQLNSPAEIRTSQGLTISSEWAALQSTMVTRGNGIEQGATTINGLKTAVVSSATGQTVNFTADKTEIHVRQNGEDLEAVFEVKNSNAVIKDFPQLPALAAEIDVTLTGKAGLLDGSEKDGRGLFGASGILRKVTTDIGDGRIMTLSGPFSFDDDGFLSGQFKLEIQQISHWRDSIKQAIPAAKQTVDMAGKLLKALAAGEDKVSVDLTVDHGAVTLSGFIPVGKIPPI from the coding sequence ATGTCAGCGTCAAGCCAGAGCGAGCGATCCGGCAGAGGCTTCAGGGGGATGTTCATCCTTTTGGGGATCATCGTCCTGCTGGCCGCAGTCTACACCGCCGGCTGGTTCTATGCCGCCTCGGCGCTGAAGACCAATGTCCTGCGGGCGCTGGGCAAACAGGATGCGGCAGGCTTTACCGGCCAGTGTACGGACCTCGACCAGCAGGGCTTTCCCTTCCGCATCGGCCTGACCTGCTCCAAGGTTCAGATCGACGACCACACACGGGGTGTCTCCGCCACCTTCGACGACCTCAGCGCCTCGGCTCACGTCTACGCGCCGGGCAACATCGAGTGGCAACTGAATTCCCCGGCGGAGATCCGCACGTCGCAGGGGCTGACCATCTCCTCCGAATGGGCAGCGCTGCAATCTACCATGGTCACCCGGGGCAACGGCATCGAGCAGGGCGCCACCACCATCAACGGCCTCAAGACCGCCGTCGTCTCCTCGGCGACTGGCCAGACGGTGAATTTCACTGCCGACAAGACGGAGATCCATGTCCGCCAGAACGGCGAAGATCTCGAAGCCGTCTTCGAGGTGAAGAACTCCAACGCCGTCATCAAGGATTTCCCGCAGCTCCCAGCACTCGCCGCCGAGATCGATGTGACGCTGACCGGCAAGGCAGGACTGCTTGACGGCAGCGAAAAGGACGGGCGCGGCCTGTTTGGCGCATCGGGTATCCTGCGCAAGGTGACAACCGATATCGGCGACGGCCGTATCATGACCCTGTCAGGACCATTCTCCTTCGACGACGACGGCTTTCTGTCCGGCCAGTTCAAGCTGGAGATCCAGCAGATCAGCCATTGGCGCGACAGCATCAAGCAGGCGATCCCTGCCGCCAAGCAGACGGTGGACATGGCGGGCAAGCTGCTGAAGGCGCTCGCCGCCGGCGAGGACAAGGTGTCCGTCGATCTCACCGTCGATCACGGCGCGGTCACGCTCAGCGGCTTCATCCCGGTCGGCAAGATCCCGCCGATCTGA
- a CDS encoding lysophospholipid acyltransferase family protein codes for MITVRSILFNAAFYLNLIIRMIVLSPIYFLMPRKAGYAIPKAWATSSVWLMEKIVGTTFEIEGLENIPKGGYIFAPKHQSFWDTFALLPYLDDPVYILKRELLWIPLFGWYAKKQQMIPVNRGARGKVMVEVLRRTREVLAAGRQLIIYPEGTRRPPGAEPVYKYGIARMYRDLDVPVVAVAMHPGLFWPRRDFRRYPGHFKVRILPPIQPGMDPDAFFAHLIKVTEAASDELLLETVARNPDLPLPPTAIERLVILRSSTSAEASG; via the coding sequence ATGATCACCGTTCGTTCGATCCTCTTCAATGCCGCCTTCTATCTGAACCTGATCATCCGGATGATCGTGCTTTCGCCCATCTATTTCCTGATGCCGCGCAAGGCCGGTTATGCCATTCCCAAGGCCTGGGCCACATCCAGCGTCTGGCTGATGGAGAAGATCGTCGGCACCACCTTCGAGATCGAGGGTCTCGAGAACATTCCGAAGGGCGGCTATATTTTTGCGCCGAAGCATCAGTCGTTCTGGGATACGTTTGCGCTGCTCCCCTACCTCGACGATCCCGTCTACATCCTGAAGCGCGAGCTTTTATGGATCCCGCTGTTCGGCTGGTATGCCAAGAAGCAGCAGATGATCCCGGTCAACCGTGGCGCCCGCGGCAAGGTGATGGTCGAGGTCCTCAGGCGCACGCGCGAGGTTCTGGCGGCAGGCCGACAGCTGATCATCTACCCCGAGGGCACGCGCCGCCCGCCCGGTGCCGAGCCCGTCTACAAATACGGCATTGCGCGCATGTACCGAGATCTCGATGTGCCGGTGGTGGCGGTCGCCATGCACCCCGGACTGTTCTGGCCACGCCGCGATTTTCGTCGCTATCCCGGCCATTTCAAGGTCCGCATTCTGCCCCCGATCCAGCCGGGTATGGACCCGGATGCCTTTTTCGCCCACCTGATCAAGGTGACCGAGGCTGCCAGCGACGAGCTGCTGCTGGAAACCGTGGCCCGCAATCCGGACCTGCCGCTACCGCCGACGGCCATCGAAAGACTGGTAATCCTGCGCAGTTCGACCTCGGCAGAGGCCAGCGGCTGA
- the gloB gene encoding hydroxyacylglutathione hydrolase, giving the protein MQPLELDVFTCRTDNYGVLVHDPETALTASIDAPDAAAVAAAAGRRGWKISHIFTTHHHIDHVEGNLALKEQFGCQIFGPLNEAVAIPGLDRAYGDGDSFRFGTHTVNVIETPGHTAGHICYHFEDDKLLFAADTLFALGCGRLFERPASDMWASLQKLAVLPDETAIYFGHEYTLANARFALTIDPDNERLKARAADIEAMRTEGKFTIPTTLALEKETNPFLRPADPAIRRNLLMESRTNEEVFTEIRKRKDNF; this is encoded by the coding sequence ATGCAGCCTTTGGAACTCGACGTATTTACCTGCCGAACGGACAATTACGGCGTTCTCGTCCACGATCCGGAAACCGCCCTTACCGCCTCCATCGATGCGCCGGACGCAGCAGCCGTTGCTGCCGCTGCGGGGCGGCGTGGCTGGAAGATCAGCCACATCTTCACCACCCACCATCACATCGACCATGTCGAAGGCAATCTGGCGCTGAAGGAGCAGTTCGGCTGTCAAATCTTCGGCCCGCTTAACGAAGCAGTCGCCATTCCCGGCCTCGATCGCGCCTATGGAGACGGCGACAGCTTCAGGTTTGGCACCCACACCGTCAATGTCATCGAGACCCCGGGGCACACCGCCGGACACATTTGCTACCACTTCGAGGACGACAAGCTGCTGTTTGCCGCAGACACGCTGTTTGCGCTCGGCTGCGGTCGTCTGTTCGAACGCCCGGCCTCCGATATGTGGGCTTCGCTGCAGAAACTCGCGGTGCTGCCAGACGAGACCGCCATCTATTTCGGCCATGAATACACGCTGGCCAATGCCCGCTTCGCGCTCACCATCGATCCCGACAACGAGCGCCTGAAAGCCCGGGCGGCCGATATCGAGGCGATGCGCACCGAAGGCAAGTTCACCATTCCGACGACGCTGGCGCTGGAGAAGGAAACCAATCCGTTCCTGCGCCCCGCCGATCCGGCCATCCGCCGCAATCTTCTGATGGAAAGTCGCACCAACGAGGAAGTCTTCACCGAAATCCGCAAGCGGAAAGACAATTTCTGA
- the ftsE gene encoding cell division ATP-binding protein FtsE encodes MIHFENVGLRYGMGPEILRDMTFDIPKKSFQFLTGPSGAGKTTLLRLLFMSLQPTRGLIRMFGRDISAIPHSELPLLRRRVGIVFQDFRLLDHLTTYENVALPLRVRGKDESSYRNDVLELLKWVGLGERINVLPPVLSGGEKQRAAIARALIDRPEILLADEPTGNVDPPMARRLLNLFLELNRLGTAVVIATHDLTLMDQVEARRMILSEGHLDIYD; translated from the coding sequence TTGATTCATTTTGAAAACGTCGGTTTGCGTTATGGCATGGGCCCGGAGATTCTCCGGGACATGACCTTCGACATTCCGAAAAAGTCCTTCCAGTTCCTGACCGGCCCCTCGGGCGCCGGCAAGACGACGCTTTTGCGCCTTCTGTTCATGTCGCTGCAGCCGACACGTGGCCTGATCCGCATGTTCGGCCGGGACATTTCCGCCATTCCCCATAGCGAGCTGCCGCTGCTGCGTCGGCGGGTCGGGATCGTTTTCCAGGATTTCCGCCTGCTCGACCATCTCACCACCTATGAGAACGTGGCCCTGCCCTTGAGAGTCCGCGGCAAGGACGAAAGCTCCTACCGCAACGATGTGCTCGAATTGCTAAAATGGGTCGGCCTCGGCGAGCGTATAAACGTGCTGCCGCCGGTTCTGTCCGGCGGCGAAAAGCAACGTGCCGCCATCGCCCGTGCGCTGATCGACCGCCCGGAAATTCTGCTCGCAGACGAGCCCACGGGCAATGTCGATCCGCCAATGGCCCGCCGGCTGCTCAATCTCTTCCTCGAGCTTAACCGGCTCGGCACTGCCGTCGTCATCGCCACCCATGACCTGACGCTGATGGACCAGGTCGAAGCGCGCCGCATGATCCTCTCCGAGGGGCATCTCGACATCTATGATTGA
- a CDS encoding cupin domain-containing protein: MRPDDIIRELGMQPHPEGGWYVQTFRDSTGEARGHSTAIYYMLQAGERSHWHRVRDAAEVWHYYSGAPLALDISENGQGKTTIVLGTDFASGERPQAIVPAGWWQAAEATGDYTLVGCTVAPGFKFSSFEMAPAGWKPSGD, translated from the coding sequence ATGCGGCCGGACGACATCATCCGCGAACTTGGCATGCAGCCCCACCCGGAAGGTGGCTGGTATGTCCAGACCTTCCGCGACAGCACGGGCGAGGCGCGCGGCCATTCGACGGCGATCTATTACATGCTGCAGGCGGGAGAGCGCTCTCACTGGCACCGCGTCCGGGATGCCGCCGAAGTCTGGCACTACTATAGCGGCGCTCCCTTGGCGCTCGACATCTCGGAGAATGGCCAAGGCAAGACGACGATCGTCCTCGGGACAGATTTCGCGAGCGGCGAACGGCCGCAGGCGATCGTACCCGCCGGCTGGTGGCAGGCGGCGGAAGCCACCGGCGACTACACGCTGGTCGGCTGCACCGTCGCCCCGGGTTTTAAATTTTCGAGCTTCGAAATGGCGCCTGCGGGCTGGAAGCCTTCGGGCGACTGA
- a CDS encoding gamma-glutamylcyclotransferase: protein MDEFWVFGYGSLMWNPGFAFLEQADAVIFGYRRSLCVYSWVHRGSEASPGLVLGLDRGGACRGVAFRVADTDRDAVLSYLRERELVTKVYLERLAPIRLADGRRVTAVAYVVDRHHRQYAGALDPLTAARIVDVSVGQSGPNDAYVFNTLTHLREAGIRDAWLESVNEEVLRLRGAA, encoded by the coding sequence ATGGACGAATTTTGGGTGTTTGGCTACGGATCGCTCATGTGGAATCCGGGTTTCGCCTTTTTGGAACAAGCGGATGCCGTCATTTTCGGTTATCGCCGTTCGCTCTGTGTTTATTCCTGGGTGCATCGCGGCAGCGAGGCCAGCCCCGGGTTGGTGCTCGGCCTCGACCGTGGTGGCGCCTGCCGTGGCGTGGCGTTTCGGGTGGCCGACACTGACCGGGATGCAGTGCTTTCCTACCTCAGGGAGCGGGAACTGGTGACCAAGGTCTATCTCGAGCGCCTCGCTCCGATCCGGCTTGCGGACGGCCGGCGGGTGACGGCTGTTGCCTATGTGGTCGACCGCCATCACCGGCAATATGCCGGCGCGCTCGACCCGCTGACAGCTGCCCGCATCGTCGATGTCTCCGTCGGCCAGTCCGGGCCGAACGATGCCTATGTGTTCAATACGCTCACCCATCTCCGCGAGGCTGGCATCCGCGATGCCTGGCTCGAGAGCGTCAATGAGGAGGTGTTGCGTTTGCGAGGCGCTGCCTGA
- a CDS encoding DMT family transporter, producing MTLRATLIGFSAILMWSFLALFTAASGTMPAFQLSAICFAIGSIPGIVVLILRPERIKLLRQPAKVWITGIAGLFGYHFLYFTALRNAPAVEAGLIAYLWPLLIVVGSALLPGERLRWYHLAGAFAGLAGTVLIVGRNGFHFDAAYGLGYGAAVLCAFTWSGYSLLTRRFDAVSTDVVTGFCLATSILSLLCHLGLESTVWPETGFQWAAIVGLGLLPVGAAFYAWDFGVKNGDIQILGAASYAAPLLSTLILTVFGFAEPSWGIAGACLLVTGGAVLAAHKMILRRPPAPDVAIAE from the coding sequence ATGACATTGCGGGCAACGCTGATCGGTTTTTCGGCAATCCTGATGTGGTCGTTCCTGGCGCTGTTCACTGCCGCCTCCGGGACAATGCCGGCCTTCCAGCTTTCGGCCATCTGCTTTGCCATCGGCAGCATCCCGGGCATCGTGGTTCTGATCCTCAGGCCGGAGCGTATAAAACTGCTGCGTCAGCCGGCGAAAGTGTGGATCACAGGCATTGCCGGGCTGTTCGGCTATCATTTTCTCTATTTCACGGCACTTAGAAATGCACCGGCGGTCGAGGCCGGTCTCATCGCCTATCTCTGGCCGTTGCTGATCGTTGTCGGCTCGGCGCTGCTGCCGGGGGAGCGGCTGCGCTGGTATCACCTCGCGGGGGCTTTTGCCGGGCTCGCCGGTACGGTGCTGATCGTCGGGCGCAACGGGTTTCATTTCGATGCGGCCTATGGGCTCGGCTATGGTGCGGCCGTTCTCTGCGCTTTCACGTGGTCGGGCTATTCGTTGCTGACGCGGCGCTTCGATGCCGTCTCGACCGATGTCGTCACCGGCTTCTGCCTTGCGACGTCCATCCTCTCGCTGCTCTGCCATCTGGGGCTGGAAAGCACTGTCTGGCCGGAAACGGGCTTCCAATGGGCGGCTATAGTCGGTCTGGGCCTGTTGCCGGTCGGCGCTGCCTTCTACGCCTGGGACTTTGGGGTCAAGAACGGCGATATCCAGATACTCGGTGCCGCCAGCTATGCGGCGCCGTTGCTGTCGACACTGATCCTGACGGTGTTCGGCTTTGCCGAGCCAAGCTGGGGAATTGCCGGCGCCTGCCTGCTGGTGACGGGCGGCGCCGTGCTTGCCGCGCATAAAATGATCCTGCGCCGCCCGCCAGCACCGGATGTCGCCATTGCCGAATAG
- a CDS encoding prephenate/arogenate dehydrogenase family protein → MSDVQFDRIALIGIGLIGSSLAHDIRALGLAREVVIATRGAETLKRAEELGLGDRYTLSSGEAVKGADLVIVSVPVGSSESVAIEIAPYLKPGAIVTDVGSTKASVIAQMQPHIPEGVHFIPGHPLAGTEKSGPDAGFAGLFRGRWCIFTPVEGTDDTALKVLRHFWETLGSRVDEMDAEHHDKVLAIVSHLPHLIAYNIVGTAADLETVTQSEVIKYSASGFRDFTRLAASDPTMWRDVCLHNKDAILEMLARFSEDLAYLQRAIRWGEGDKIMELFTRTRAVRRSIIEAGQDVDAPDFGRHALDPKAP, encoded by the coding sequence ATGAGCGATGTCCAGTTCGACCGGATCGCGCTGATCGGCATCGGACTGATCGGCTCGTCTCTCGCCCATGATATTCGTGCGCTCGGTCTTGCCCGTGAGGTCGTCATCGCGACGCGCGGCGCAGAGACGCTGAAGCGGGCCGAAGAACTGGGACTGGGCGACCGCTACACGCTGTCGTCGGGCGAGGCTGTCAAGGGTGCCGATCTCGTCATCGTCTCGGTGCCTGTGGGCTCCTCGGAGAGTGTCGCCATCGAGATTGCCCCCTATCTCAAGCCGGGTGCCATTGTCACCGATGTCGGTTCGACCAAGGCTTCGGTCATCGCGCAGATGCAACCGCATATTCCGGAGGGCGTGCATTTCATTCCGGGCCACCCCCTCGCAGGCACGGAAAAATCGGGGCCCGACGCCGGTTTTGCCGGTCTTTTCCGGGGACGCTGGTGCATTTTCACGCCTGTCGAAGGTACGGACGACACGGCTCTAAAGGTGCTCCGGCATTTCTGGGAGACACTTGGTTCCCGTGTCGACGAAATGGACGCCGAGCACCATGACAAGGTGCTGGCCATCGTCAGCCACCTGCCGCACCTGATTGCCTACAACATCGTCGGGACGGCAGCCGACCTCGAGACGGTGACGCAGTCGGAAGTGATCAAATATTCTGCATCCGGCTTTCGCGACTTTACCCGTCTGGCAGCTTCCGACCCCACCATGTGGCGCGATGTCTGCCTGCACAACAAGGATGCGATCCTCGAGATGCTGGCGCGGTTTTCCGAAGATCTCGCCTATCTGCAGCGGGCGATCCGCTGGGGCGAGGGCGACAAGATCATGGAACTCTTCACCCGCACCCGCGCCGTGCGCCGCTCCATCATCGAAGCCGGCCAGGATGTCGACGCCCCCGATTTCGGCCGCCACGCGCTCGATCCGAAAGCGCCGTGA
- a CDS encoding YdcF family protein encodes MQQAAGGENPPRRSVFRRIMRWTGFATILAGAILFGGFLRFADSVTTLRPPLDPKADAIVVLTGGYQRIDQAIELLRSGAGNRLLISGAYPATTRKQIAKATQTPPDLFACCVDIGYDAIDTIGNASETVKWIHAKGYKSVLVVTNNYHMPRSIAELRYADPEMDFIPYPVVNSDLKTKAWFTDPNALRTMLSEYAKVLLTGGRNLFGFARPAGLRSQEQDDAQHKG; translated from the coding sequence ATGCAGCAGGCAGCAGGTGGTGAAAATCCCCCGCGCCGCAGCGTTTTCCGTCGGATTATGCGTTGGACGGGCTTTGCCACCATTCTTGCCGGCGCCATCCTTTTCGGTGGCTTCCTGCGCTTTGCTGATTCGGTCACCACCCTACGGCCGCCACTTGATCCAAAGGCCGACGCCATCGTCGTGCTCACCGGCGGCTACCAGCGTATCGACCAGGCGATCGAGCTTTTGCGCAGCGGCGCCGGAAACCGGCTCCTGATATCGGGCGCCTATCCCGCCACGACCCGCAAGCAGATCGCCAAGGCCACACAGACGCCGCCGGATCTCTTCGCCTGCTGTGTCGACATCGGCTACGACGCCATCGACACGATCGGTAATGCCAGCGAAACGGTGAAGTGGATCCATGCCAAGGGCTACAAGAGCGTGCTGGTCGTCACCAACAACTACCACATGCCGCGCAGCATAGCGGAACTGCGCTATGCCGACCCGGAAATGGATTTCATTCCCTATCCGGTCGTCAACTCGGACCTGAAGACCAAGGCCTGGTTTACCGACCCGAATGCGCTGCGCACCATGCTCTCCGAATATGCCAAGGTGCTCCTGACCGGTGGTCGCAACCTGTTTGGTTTTGCCCGCCCGGCAGGCCTTCGCTCGCAGGAGCAGGACGACGCGCAGCACAAGGGCTAG
- a CDS encoding class I SAM-dependent methyltransferase — protein MHADIVDLRQFYHSELGRLAEQSIAMALSSLWARLPEERLVGLGYSVPYLDRFRADTERTFAFMPAGQGAVNWPMGSASSTALIFDEELPLPDSSIDRVLLVHSLEFAESPRETLKELWRVLAPGGRLVIVVPNRRGVWARMEHTPFGSGRPYSRGQLTALLRETNFTPGATAEALFFPPSKLRAVLRLRRAFERIGRTLWPAFSGVIIVEAQKRLYQGLPVAVRASRRVFVPVLAPRGVPTTREESQP, from the coding sequence ATGCATGCCGATATCGTCGACCTTCGCCAATTCTATCATTCCGAACTCGGCCGGCTGGCGGAGCAATCCATTGCCATGGCGCTGTCGTCGCTCTGGGCGCGATTGCCGGAGGAGCGGCTGGTAGGTCTCGGTTATTCCGTGCCCTATCTCGACCGCTTTCGCGCCGATACCGAGCGGACCTTCGCTTTCATGCCGGCGGGGCAGGGGGCGGTGAACTGGCCGATGGGATCGGCGTCCTCGACGGCACTGATCTTCGACGAAGAACTGCCATTGCCCGATTCGTCGATCGACCGCGTCCTTCTGGTGCATTCGCTGGAATTTGCCGAAAGCCCGCGCGAGACGTTGAAAGAGCTTTGGCGGGTGCTGGCGCCCGGCGGGCGGCTGGTGATCGTGGTGCCGAACAGGCGGGGCGTCTGGGCGCGGATGGAGCATACGCCCTTCGGCTCGGGTCGGCCCTATTCGCGCGGCCAACTGACGGCGCTGTTGCGCGAGACGAATTTTACGCCGGGAGCGACCGCCGAAGCGTTGTTCTTCCCGCCCTCCAAGCTGCGTGCGGTGCTCAGGCTGCGCCGCGCCTTCGAGCGTATCGGCAGGACGCTGTGGCCGGCCTTCTCCGGCGTCATCATCGTCGAGGCGCAGAAACGGCTTTACCAGGGCCTGCCGGTTGCGGTGCGCGCTTCGCGGCGCGTGTTCGTGCCCGTGCTGGCGCCGCGCGGCGTGCCCACGACGCGTGAGGAAAGCCAGCCGTAG
- a CDS encoding DUF3108 domain-containing protein: MSYLGKWLLVSAIAGSLPAMGHAEDMRHETEYRVALAGLPIAHADFKTEVIDKHFTIKGTVSSSGLADLVTTISAQADVAGVVGPRKLETSRYTLNYKSGRKQHTYDVLYRDGNVTSSTTTPEPHRPQNWIPVAEGDLRSVLDPVSGLIFPANTDVCAQTLPIYDGETRMTLKLSPKGSKPFSTEGFKGDAIVCGVHFTALGGYKKSRTDFDYLSKSNDMEIWFAKADAMKVYAPVYVRIPTKYGTVTITAVKYGS, encoded by the coding sequence ATGTCATATCTCGGAAAATGGCTTCTCGTCTCCGCTATCGCCGGATCACTCCCGGCCATGGGCCATGCCGAGGACATGCGGCATGAAACCGAATACCGCGTTGCGCTGGCCGGGCTGCCGATCGCGCATGCCGATTTCAAGACCGAAGTCATCGACAAGCATTTCACCATCAAGGGCACGGTCAGTTCCTCGGGCCTCGCCGATCTAGTGACGACGATCTCGGCGCAAGCCGATGTTGCCGGCGTCGTGGGTCCGCGCAAGCTCGAGACATCGCGCTATACGCTCAATTACAAGAGCGGTCGCAAGCAGCACACCTATGACGTCCTCTACCGCGATGGCAACGTCACATCGTCGACCACGACGCCGGAGCCGCACCGGCCGCAAAACTGGATCCCGGTTGCCGAGGGCGATCTGCGCTCCGTTCTCGATCCGGTTTCAGGGCTCATCTTCCCGGCAAACACCGACGTCTGCGCCCAGACCCTGCCGATCTACGACGGCGAGACACGCATGACCCTAAAGCTGTCTCCAAAGGGCTCCAAGCCGTTTTCGACCGAGGGTTTCAAGGGCGATGCGATCGTTTGCGGCGTGCATTTTACCGCTCTCGGCGGCTACAAGAAGAGCCGCACCGATTTCGACTACCTGAGCAAGAGCAACGACATGGAGATCTGGTTTGCCAAGGCGGACGCCATGAAGGTATATGCTCCAGTCTACGTCCGTATCCCGACCAAATACGGCACGGTGACAATCACGGCGGTCAAGTACGGCAGTTAA
- the hisC gene encoding histidinol-phosphate transaminase has product MSSEISKPVPRPGILDIAAYVPGKEGAPGLSRVFKLSSNETPLGASPKAIAAFKAAADDLERYPDGQATVLRQAIADVNGLNPANILCGNGSDELLGLLCHVYLAPGDEAVITEHGFLVYKIQIMGAGATPVTVKENDCTVEVDAILAAVTERTRMVFIANPGNPTGTYVPVSDIRRLHAALPKNVILVLDAAYAEYVRRNDYEAGIELVSANSNVVMTRTFSKAYGLAALRVGWMFGPADIVDALNRIRGPFNMNAPAIAAGAAAMRDQAFVETAVTYNLMWLDKLTAAFEAIGLKVTPSVANFVLIHFPDVDGKRAADADELLASRGYILRAVRGYGFTNSLRMSIGTEEANRGVIETLGEFMGRKA; this is encoded by the coding sequence ATGAGCAGCGAAATCAGCAAGCCCGTTCCGCGTCCCGGTATTCTCGACATCGCTGCCTATGTGCCAGGCAAGGAAGGTGCGCCGGGTCTTTCCCGCGTATTCAAGCTGTCGTCCAACGAGACGCCGCTCGGTGCCAGCCCCAAGGCCATCGCCGCATTCAAGGCAGCGGCCGACGACCTGGAACGTTATCCGGACGGCCAGGCGACAGTGCTGCGGCAGGCCATCGCCGACGTGAACGGCCTCAATCCGGCAAACATCCTCTGCGGCAACGGTTCCGATGAACTGCTCGGCCTGCTTTGCCACGTCTACCTGGCACCGGGCGACGAGGCCGTCATCACCGAACACGGGTTCCTCGTCTACAAGATCCAGATCATGGGCGCCGGGGCGACGCCGGTCACCGTCAAGGAAAATGACTGCACCGTCGAGGTCGATGCGATCCTTGCCGCCGTCACCGAACGGACGCGGATGGTGTTCATCGCCAATCCCGGCAATCCCACCGGCACCTACGTCCCGGTCAGCGACATCAGACGGTTGCACGCGGCGCTGCCGAAGAACGTCATTCTGGTGCTCGACGCCGCCTACGCCGAATATGTCCGCCGCAACGACTACGAGGCCGGCATCGAACTGGTCTCGGCAAATTCCAATGTCGTCATGACCCGCACCTTCTCCAAGGCCTACGGCCTGGCGGCGCTTCGCGTCGGCTGGATGTTCGGCCCGGCTGATATCGTCGATGCGCTGAACCGTATTCGCGGACCGTTCAACATGAATGCCCCTGCAATCGCCGCCGGAGCCGCTGCCATGCGCGACCAGGCGTTTGTCGAGACGGCGGTCACCTACAATCTGATGTGGCTGGACAAGCTGACTGCGGCGTTCGAAGCCATCGGGCTGAAGGTCACGCCGTCGGTTGCCAATTTCGTTCTCATCCACTTCCCGGATGTGGACGGCAAGCGGGCCGCCGATGCTGACGAATTGCTGGCAAGTCGGGGCTATATCCTGCGTGCCGTGCGCGGCTACGGCTTCACCAATTCGTTGCGGATGAGCATCGGCACGGAAGAGGCCAATCGCGGCGTCATCGAGACACTCGGCGAATTCATGGGACGCAAGGCATGA
- a CDS encoding ABC transporter permease yields MIEPDVPSRQARPDAQTPAEARRPAMRVRPTGPIVPSSNIQGNALMVVIAIMAFLACLTLGAVSMVRSTAASWESQIAREITIQIKPDDDLDMEKALVKARDIAMTFVGTKTGQIVDEAATARLLEPWLGSGLDLKELPVPRLVIVTIDETHPPDFAAMRALLKDAIPQASLDDHRTWVDRLVSMAHTTVMIGTGILLLVFTAMVLTVVFATRGALSGNRHIVEVLHFVGAESAFVAKEFQKHFLKISFKGSAVGSALAALFFAAAGLLQRHTIATPQTDQATALFGTFSVGALGYLGIFATMVIIALLTTVTARFTVMRTIYEIDQIRSDPSRSDNAT; encoded by the coding sequence ATGATTGAACCTGATGTCCCCAGCAGGCAGGCGCGTCCGGACGCGCAGACGCCAGCCGAAGCGAGGCGGCCGGCAATGCGCGTGCGCCCGACCGGCCCGATCGTTCCGTCCTCCAATATCCAAGGCAATGCACTGATGGTGGTGATCGCCATCATGGCTTTCCTCGCCTGCCTGACACTCGGCGCGGTCAGCATGGTACGCTCGACGGCCGCCAGCTGGGAAAGCCAGATCGCGCGCGAAATCACCATCCAGATCAAGCCCGACGACGATCTCGACATGGAGAAGGCGCTGGTCAAGGCCCGCGATATCGCCATGACCTTCGTCGGCACCAAGACCGGGCAGATCGTCGACGAGGCGGCCACCGCCCGCCTGCTGGAGCCGTGGCTCGGCTCGGGCCTCGATCTCAAGGAACTGCCCGTGCCCCGGCTGGTCATCGTCACCATCGACGAAACCCACCCGCCGGATTTCGCGGCGATGCGCGCTTTGCTGAAGGATGCGATCCCGCAGGCCTCGCTCGACGACCACCGCACATGGGTCGACCGGCTGGTGTCGATGGCTCACACCACGGTCATGATCGGCACCGGCATCCTGCTCTTGGTGTTCACGGCGATGGTGCTGACGGTGGTCTTTGCCACCCGGGGCGCACTGTCCGGCAATCGTCACATCGTCGAGGTGCTGCATTTCGTCGGCGCCGAAAGCGCTTTCGTTGCCAAGGAATTCCAGAAGCATTTCCTGAAAATCAGCTTCAAGGGCTCTGCAGTCGGCAGTGCCCTGGCAGCGCTTTTCTTTGCCGCCGCAGGCTTGCTGCAGCGCCACACGATTGCCACCCCGCAAACCGACCAGGCCACGGCGCTGTTCGGCACTTTCTCGGTCGGCGCACTCGGCTATCTCGGCATTTTCGCGACGATGGTAATCATCGCACTGCTGACGACGGTCACCGCGCGGTTCACGGTGATGCGAACCATCTACGAGATCGACCAGATCCGATCGGACCCGAGCAGGAGCGACAATGCGACCTGA